A window of Oncorhynchus masou masou isolate Uvic2021 chromosome 19, UVic_Omas_1.1, whole genome shotgun sequence genomic DNA:
GGCTTTACAGctcaaactgatctgggaccaggctccaGGTGAGGATGCTCACCGATGGCGTCGATCTCGTCCATGAAGATGATGCAGGGCTGGTGGTCCCTGGCATAGTTGAACATCTCCCTGATGAGCCTGGCGCTCTCTCCAATGTACTTATCCACAATGGAGCTGGACACAACCTGCAGCAACCGGTGCAAAGAAGACAGGACATGCTAAGCATCAGCCATGTTGTTCAAAGAATAGTGAATACAGCCCGAAGGGCCAGTGGAGGAAAACAAAGTGTTGCCTATTACTCACCTTGAGGAAGTTACAGTCCATCTGACTGGCTACAGCTCTTGCCAGAAGGGTCTTTCCGGTGCCTAATGAAAAGTGCATAAAGGAAATCGATGAATAAACCCTCAGGACCTCAGTGACATAACCAGCATTACTTGGGGTGAATCTCAAGTCTTTCCTTGGTTCGCCGCATCCTTTATTCCTAGACCTCCTCAAGACGCATTGGAGAAGAaggtctgaggggagggaccTCAGATCTTTTGATGCAATGTGTTTTGAGATGTAGGTCAAGGAATCCAGGACATGAGGAATCAATTTAAAGTCTACATCAAAATCCTGCTAGTGACTCACCTGGAGGTCCGTAGAGCAGGCAGCCCTTTGGAGGGATAATCCCCACCCTCAGGAAAAGCTCTGGGTTGGTCAGGGGCAGCTCAATCACCTGACAGGGAACATAGGGGAGTGTCATATAGAACACCTGCCTGCTTCAGGGAAGCAGTACTACCTGTACTGTAGAATGTGACGTGTACCTCTCTCAGTTCACGGATCTGCTCGGCCAAGCCACCAATCTCTGAGTAGGAGATACTGCCAGGATCTTCATGGGACATGTTGTACACCAGGGGGTCGACTTCTCTGGGCAGATACCTGTAGGGTGTGTGAGCATACATGTTATCTACCATCAGGGAAAACATTTAGGCCTGACATACCTTACCATTTTGTGTCAGTACATTGTATTGACATTTGCTCAACGGGTGTGTGTCTGTATTAGGGCTGCACAATCAATCAAATTCACATTGAAATTGCTAAATTGATTTGTGCAATATCCATATCGCAAGAGATCCATATCGCATGCAACATTTTGGAACGCCAATAAGCCGCGTGTAACATCAGTTACGGTTTACTCTGTTtgtcgtctctctccccctcattgcTTGTGGCTGCTTCCCACACACCAAGCCCTGTCACTCAAGCAGCACAGTTCCCCCTCCTCAAAGTTAGATTCACTATAAGTTTGCATGCTATTCTGTAAGTTAGATTCACTATAAGTTTGCATGCTGTTCTGTTAGGTCAAATGCAGTCAACACAATGCTGCTTTCCACTTCGCCTCTTAATATAAATGATTCTATTTCAATagttccaacagttcacccaagtgttttgatctaTATCGCAATATATAAATGGTcaattttttgtatttatttttttttttaaatcgcaaTTAAAATGTTTTGCAACCCTATTGCGTGTGGGTGCAGTACCAATTACGGATGTTAACGGTTAAATGCATTTTACCGTTCATGCTTATTGGTCtataggttaatttgcataattttgtGGAATGAAATTGATGAGTGTATTTTTGTTAGTCATCGTGCAGCTTATTAAAATCACACACGCACAGCATACAGAGCCTGGTTTGAGGAGCGGAATAGCCTACCACCTGTCAGACAATGCGAGAGCAGCTCCTCAAAAAGCTGGTACTGGAATGAAATGTGCTTTTGCAAGCCCAGTCATTGCGCAACAAAtaacaattctaaatgcaatcACGTGTTAAACTGTTTTGATGGCCACGATTAAAGAGCTATTACTTGTATTTTTCAATCTCAACTCGTAATCAAAGGGCGCCTCCCATTCTTCATTCGAGTGCATAGGCTATAGTCGATGGTAGGCAGGCTATCAGCGAGTCACCCACCACTTTGCAATGTGAGCTTGTGGCAGTATAATTGTTTGAAACTGAACGTTTTACATTACTTCAAataatgaggcatgtcttacTTTGCTTCAACGTAGCCTAACCATTATTCAACCACAGAAACAGAGGcaattgttttataaagacttcctcaTGCCATTAAGcagcatctctctcctgttctattgcttttcatatcaactttctttcattgtccagaagccaaaggcacaatcctaatcatattagcaacccatgctagttgttgctaATAGATGCCCCGTCTTTCTACGTTTCTAACAGAGATTTTAATCTCTGTCACATATGGAATCCCTAGTGCCTACCTCATAATGGTGAGGGTGGTCATGTCCAGGGCCACTCTAGTGCCTGGTTTGAGCTGTGATTTATCCAGCTGTGTGAAAATGACAGAGAGATGAGCTCAATTACAATCATGGAGAGATGACACATTAAGTAAATAATCACTGATGAAATGTTGGTAACATGTTTTAAGACCTACTTGTCTGCGGCAGCCAACAACATAGCGGGGTCCATTGGTTGCCTTGACAATGACTGTGAAGAGAAGTAAATAATGAACATAACAtggggtgtgttcgtaaattcccTCTGGCTAtttactccgatttcagagcactctcgtctgagtgtgccagagcgtaGAATAACTGCTGAATTTAGGAACGCTCAACACtcattgaatatggccggtgtcagtaaacgttggcaaaaaagcgtaattaaattgttgccagcagcccAGTTACAGTcatcaacgctctggataacatgaaaacaacctaaccagctctgctagggcaggtaaaatggtcagagtgaggtgttctctcatttgtgtctggaagtagctagcaagctagccagttggcttgggtgcttgactaccGTTGTGAGATCAGAACTCTCTGATCAATCCTACTCCTCCgccagagtgtccagtgtgcgctctgaaagcaaacggacaatctgacaacgctgaatttacaaatgcccaaagtaaactgaggcactccagagtgaatttacgaacgtaCCCATGGCATTGTGTGTTCTTCAATGcactctggagtgccagagtgagCTCTGGGCGTTTGTacattcagagcgcacactgtaCGCTCTGGCTGCGGAGTAGGGTTGACCCGAGAGTTCTGATCTCACAACTGTAGTCAACTAGCTAAAGttggctaacttgctagctacttccagacacaaatgagagaacacctcactcttaCCATTTTAGTCACCTTAGCAGAGGTGCTTAGGATGTTTTCATGTTGTCTAGAGCATTgatgactaactgtgctgctggcaacaattttatGAATTGTTTTGGCTGACAGGTTATATTCATGGTTGTTACTCTGCTCATCAGTTATTCAGCTCTCTGGCACACACTGACTAGTGCTTTGAAATCGGAGGAGCTaaccagagtgaatttacgaacacaccatAATATGTGACGTTTAAGGATGTAGCTAGGCATATAAATAGGCAATATTGCTAGGCAGTATAAATTGCAGTGATATTAGCTACAACTTACATTTCTCCTCCGTCAGCTGTTTGAGCACTTCACCCACAATCTACATAAAGTATGAAAATAATTCGCAGTTCAAATCCATTCATTAAGACACGTTTTTGTACACTATATTGCCGGTCAATAATCATGTGTGAATACACCACCTTACCTGACCAACACTTTGTAAGGCCTTCAGGTCATTTTCAGATTTTTCATATTGTTTTGTCTGTTCCTTGAGCTGTTCCCTCACTGAaaacagagtcagacagaggatACGAATGGAATCAAGAtgtgtagctaacgttagctagctacagttagTAAGTTAACGTTAGCTGATGTCGGTTATTGTTCTTCCATGACTTCAAGCTAAACTCGAACTAATATTGTTAGCTATCGGTCTTGGCAAATAACGTTGGCTGGTTAAACTGTTTTGCCATGGTTTAGTACAGCAAATACACTTCAATATACGGCTAGTTACAGCTGTTTTTGTAGCTAGCATTTCGCTAACGCGTTAGCCGGTTGTGAAGACCATTAATTTCTATGGACGAGTCTACTGGCACTGCATGACAAAGCGAGTTACAAGTAGCCAACAACCGCTTATCTAACTGGTTGTTGCTCATTTTAGTTAGATAACCAATTTTACGTGCATTATTCCGATCTATTGACAAAGACACGGTAATACATTACTTACACTCTTTTAAACGTCCGTCAATCTCTTTATGTTCAAGTAATCTTTTCCTGTAATCTTGAAGTCCCTTTTCTCTAGTGTCAGCCATGTTGCCTCTATGAATTATGGGGAACTGTACGACGTCAGAAGATGGGTTTTGTTTCTGTGTCATCATGCAATTTGTCCCATCTGCCACATGGGGGAGGTGTCTCCTCATACTGCTCACTGGGTGAAAATAGGACCAAGACCAAAGGACGCTCAAAAAGATGCCCTTTGACACTGAAAACAAAATCCTCTCGATCCAAAAGAAGAGTTTTGTTGGGAAATAAAATATTCCCCCTCAC
This region includes:
- the psmc6 gene encoding 26S proteasome regulatory subunit 10B; protein product: MADTREKGLQDYRKRLLEHKEIDGRLKELREQLKEQTKQYEKSENDLKALQSVGQIVGEVLKQLTEEKFIVKATNGPRYVVGCRRQLDKSQLKPGTRVALDMTTLTIMRYLPREVDPLVYNMSHEDPGSISYSEIGGLAEQIRELREVIELPLTNPELFLRVGIIPPKGCLLYGPPGTGKTLLARAVASQMDCNFLKVVSSSIVDKYIGESARLIREMFNYARDHQPCIIFMDEIDAIGGRRFSEGTSADREIQRTLMELLNQMDGFDTLHRVKMIMATNRPDTLDPALLRPGRLDRKIHIELPNEQARLDILKIHSGPITKHGEIDYEAIVKLSDGFNGADLRNVCTEAGMFAIRTDHEYVTQEDFMKAVRKVADSKKLESKLDYKPI